The DNA segment CAACTGGCGATTCTGTTCGACCAGCACGATCGATTGGCCTTCTTCCTTCAGCCGTTTGATGGTGCGGCCGACTTCGGCGACGATCAACGGCGCCAGCCCTTCGGATGGCTCATCGAGCAGGAGCACGCGGGGATTTCCCATCAGCGCGCGGCCGATCGCGAGCATCTGCTGTTCGCCGCCCGAAAGCGTTCCGGCAAATTGCGCATGGCGCTCCTGCAAGCGCGGAAACAGCTCGAAGATGCGCTCGACATTCCACGGCTTCGTCGTTGCTCGTTCCCGCTGCCGGGCGACGATCAGGTTTTCGCGCACGGTGAGCGACGGGAAGATGCGACGCCCCTGTGGCACGAGGCCGATGCCCAGACGCGATATGCGCTCGGGGCTTAAGCCCCCGATCGCCTCGCCAAACAGGCGGATGTCGCCCTGCTTCGGCGTCAGGAAGCCGACGATGGTGGAAATGCAGGTGGTCTTGCCGGCGCCGTTGCGCCCGAGCAGCGCCAGCACATGGCCTTCGGTCAGCGCGAAGCCGACGCCATGCAGAATATGGCTATCGCCATAGAAAGCATTCACGTTGGAAAGGGTAAGGGCCTCACGCGCCAAGGTACACCTCGCGCGTTCGTTCATCCACAATCACCTGGTCGCGCTGGCCGTCGACGATGACCTTGCCGTAATTGAGCAGCGTCACGGTTTCGGCGAGGTCGAGCGCGGTGTCCATGTCGTGCTCGATCATCACTACCGTCGTCTGTTTCGAGATCGAAGCGATCAGTGCTTTCACAGTGGCGCGCTCGGCATTGGAGAGGCCGGCGAGCGGCTCGTCCAACAGCAGCACGCGGGGCTTCTGCGACAGCGCCATTGCAAGCTCGACCCGCCGTTTTTCGCCATAGGCGAGATCGGAAACCGGATGAGCGGCGAGATGCAACAAGCCGACGCTGTCGAGCGTCCGGCGCGCCTCTTCGGCCAGATGCCGGTAGGACGAGAGAGGACGCCACATCTGCCAGCGCGAAGGCAATAGTCCGAGCAGGCCAAGCGTCACATTGTGTTCGAGCGTGTCGCCAGCAAACAGCGTGATGATCTGATAGGTGCGCGACAGGCCGCGATGGGCGCGCTGATGCGGCGCAAGCGTCGTGACATCCTCACCGAACAGTTTGATCTGGCCGGCGTTGGGGCGCATGTCGCCGCTGATCTGGTTGAATAGCGTGGTTTTGCCGGCGCCATTCGGACCGATAATCAGCCGCCGCTCGCCGGGCCGGATCGATAGCGATACGCCTTGGGTGACCTTCAGGCCGCCGAACGCCTTGTTCAGACCGACGATCTCGAGCGCAAAATCAGGCGAGGGCGCGGTCATGACGATCGCCCCCGAAAGCGTTCAGTGAGTTCTTGCAGGCCCGGTACAATCCCGGTCGGCATCACAAGCACGATGAACAGGAACACGAGGCCGAGCAGCATGTTCCAGCGCTCGATATAGGCGGAGGCGTAGTTCTTCAGTAGCAGCACCAACGCGGCGCCGACCGCGGGGCCGGCGAGCGTGCCGGAGCCGCCGGCGATCACCCCTAGCAGTGCTTCGGCCGAGCTCGTGGTCGAAAGCGAGGTCGGGTGGATGTACTTGTTGTAATAGACGTAGAGCAGTCCTGCGATCGCGCCCCAGAATCCGGCGTAGATGAAGGTGATCCAGCGGATCATCCAGGGATTGAAGCCGAGCGCTGCCATGCGCCGCGGCTGATCGCGAACGCCTTTCAGGGAAGAGCCGAACGACGACGAGACGAAGATCGTCATCATGATGAAGGCCAGCACGGTGACGGCGAGCGCGAACCAGTAGAACGAGATCGCGCTATCGAGTGAAATGCCGAACGGAGCCGGACGCGTCACGCCGGTGACGCCGTTGTCGCCGTTGGTGACATCCGACATGCGGTAGGCCAGCCCCCACAGCACCTGCGAGAGCGCCAGCGTAATCATGAGAAAGCCGAGGCCGGTTGCGCGCAGCGCGATCACGCCGAAAAATGCCGCTGTCGCGACGGTTCCCAGGATCGAGATCAGCGCCGCGGGGCCATGGCCGAAGCCGTAGCGAGTGGTCAGCAGCGCACAGAGATAGGCCGCGACACCGAGATAGGAGGCATGGCCGAGCGAGGTCATGCCGCCAAAGCCGACCAGGAGATTAAGGCTGAGTGCGAAGATCGCCGCGATAAAGATCTGGCTGGCGAGATTGATATAGAAGTCGCCGGCGACAAACGGCAGCGACAGCGCCAAAACGGCGAAGATGGCGATCGCGACCCACTTCATGTGCCAAGTCTCACGTGCCAAGTCTCATGTGCCAAGACGCCCGAACAGGCCCTGTGGGCGAAATGCGATGACAAAGATCATCGGCAGAAACAGGATGATGTAGGCAAGCTCCGGAAACAGCGCGGTGCCGAACGTGTAGATGAAGCCGATGATGAAGCTGCCGACAAAGGCCCCGAACAGACTGCCGATGCCGCCGAGAATGACGACGATTAGCGCCAGCGGCAGCATGTCGGCGTCGAGGCCGGGATAGGCGGACAGGATCGGGCCGCCAAGCACGCCGGCCGCGCCGGCAATGCCGGTGCCAAGGCAGAACACGATGGTGAAGAGGCGCGAGACCGGGATGCCGACCGCGCGCGCCATCTGGCGGTCATCGACGCCGGCGCGGATCATGGCGCCCAGCCGCGTGCGATCCATCAGGATATAGAGCGCGATCGCAGCGACGATGGCGACGCCGACCAGCACCAGGCGGTACGTCGGGAAGACGAAGCCGAACAGCCGCGTCGGCGCCTGAAGGTTGCGCGGCGTCGGCACCGGAATGGAATCGCCGCCCCATAACACAAGGCACGCATCCGAAATGATGAAGGCCATGCCGAGCGTGACCAGCACCTGGCCGAGCGGATTGGTTTTCAGTCGTGTCAGCACCAGCCGTTCGAACAACCCGCCGAGCGCGGCGACGATGATGCCGGCGCCGATCGCGGTGACCCAGATGTTGAGCCCACTATAGTCGCGCATCGCCACGGCGCCGAAATAGGTGCCGAGCATGAAGAAGGCGCCATGCGTGAGGTTGGCCAGCCGCATCAGGCCGAAGATCAGCGAGAAGCCGGACGACAGCAGAAACAGCAGGCCCCCGAGCGACAGGCTGTTGAGACCCTGGATGATCCAAAACTGCATCTAGTGGTCCTTGAAGCCGTGTCGCGTCTCTAAGCAATAATGCGAGGCGTCGTTGTCTCGCGTCGTCTAAGTCACAGCTCCAGATTCTTCGCCGGCGGATAGTCGCGCGAGTAGACCGGGTTCTTCAGGAACTCGGTCTTGTCGTAGGTCCAGAACTGGCTGACGTCCGGATAGGTCTTGATCACGGAATTGACCAGCCGCCCGTCGCTGCGCGTCACCTTGCGGATATAGACATTGCCGATCACGTTGCCGAATTCGTCGAACTTGATGACGCCGCGGATGGTATCGACATTGGTGCCGCGGATCGCGGCCATCAACGCCTTCTTGTCTTCGGCATTGGCCTTGACGGTTTTCAGCGCCGCTTCCAGCACTTCGCCGGCCATATAGGTGCTTCCGGCGTAGTAGCCGGGATCGTATTTGATCTGCTTCCGGAAGGCGGGCGCAAACGCCTTGTTGAGCGGGTTGTCGATTTCAGCCGAATACCAGCTCGTCGTCACGATGCCGAGCGCTTCATCGCCCATGTTGCGCAGCACGGACTCGTCGAGAGCGGTCATGCCGCCGATCACGGCCATCTTGTCCTTGAGGCCATATTCGATGAACTGGCGCAGGAAACGGAAGCCGTTGGCGCCCGCGGTGCCGAGGAAGATGGCGTCCGCATTCTTCACCTGCGCGACGTAGGTGCCGTAATCGGGCGTCGCCAAGGGCGTGAAGAGCTTCTGGATGATCTTGCCGCCATTATCCTCGAAGACGCGCTGGAAGCCGGCGCACATTTCGTGGCCATAGGCGAAGTCGTCGGCGATGGTGACGATCTTCTTGTACTTCAGCTCCTTCGCCGAATATTCGGCAAGCGGGTAGGCGCATTGCGCGGAAGTCGAGGTCAGCCGGACATACCAGGGTGAGGGGTGCCGCTGTGTCATGTCTTCGGCGGCCGAGACGCCGAGCGTCGGCACCTGCTTCTCGGTGAGATAGTCGATGATCGCGAGCGCTTCGAAAGCGGCGAGGGGACCGATGATGCAGTGAACGTCGTTCTTCTCGACCAATTCCTGCGCCTTGGTGCGGGCGGTGGCGGGCACGCCGGCGGTGTCGGCCACAATCAACTCGATCTTGCGGCCGGCGAGCGTGTAGTCGTGCTCTTTAAGGAACATGGTCAGCGCCAGTTCCATGTCGATGCCGCCGGAGGCGAGCGGGCCGGTCTTAGCTGCCAGGAGACCAACGCGAACCGGGCCGCTGCCTTGCGCGAACGTCATCTTCGGGCTCGCCATGGTGGCAAGGCCCGCACCGGCAACGCCGGAGACGAATTGTCGTCGTGAAATCGTCATGGTCCCTCCCGAGGGCAATGAGCGGAAATATCCGTGCTTCTTGTTTTCTTGATCGATTTATCGGACGGAAGTCCTAAATGATCAAGTGATAACCATGTATCCGAAAGCCGATCCGTCACGCACTAAAGTCGAAAACAAGCGCATCTGACGCGTTTTTGACGCGCTGCGGTAGCATCTGCGACGATTGGCCTTATTTGCCGCTTTTTGCAGCTTTGACAATGTTCTTTTTCAAGACCTCGAACACGGCCGCGGTGTCCTGATCGCCGAGCCCCATCGTCATGGCCTGCGTGTAGACCGGCTGCGTCAGCGTAAACATCGGGGTCTCGACGCCGACGTCGTCGGCGAATTCGGCGATGATCGCCATGTCCTTTTTCCAGGTCGAAACCTTCATGGTGGCGGGTTCATACTTGCCCTCGACCATCATCGGCGCACGCATCTGGAACATGCGCGAGCCGCCGGCACCGGGACCGACCATTTCGACCACGAGTTTCGGGTCGAGGCCTGCGCGTTCCGCCAGGATCATGGCTTCGGCCGTTGCGACATTGTGGATCGCGACCAGGTGATTGGCGACGAATTTCATTCGGCTGCCATTGCCGTAGGCGCCGAGGTCTGCGCTTTGCTTGCCGAAGTCGGCAAACAGCTGATTGCATTTGGCGATCGCGGCGCTGTCGCCGCTGGCATAGACGATGAGGTCGCGCATCTTCGCCTGCGCGCCGGTGCCGGAGAGGGGACAGTCCAGCGCGATATGGCCGGCCTTCTTCAAGGCCGCCTCGAAGCGAAGCTTGTCGGCGAGCGTCAGTGTCGAGAGTTCGACGACGATGCGTTGCGGCGCGCCGGATTCGGCGATCTGTTTCGCGACGCTTTCGACCGCTGACGGCGTCGGCAGGCTCGTCATGACGATCGGCGTATTGCGCGCGACATGGGCGACGCTCTCGACGATGGCGACACCGGCCTCGGCCAGTTCGGCGCATTTGGCGGCATCGGTGTCGAAGCCGACCACATGCCAGCCGCGCGCGACCAGGTTGCGCGCGATCGCGCCACCCATGATGCCGAGCCCGACGATCCCGACCGTCTTGTCCATGCGAGTGATCCTTCCCTGCCGGCCTTCCATGCCGAATTCGATTGACGGGCAACGCAGGCCGCGCCTTAATAAGTGATCGGACGATAAACAACCGTCAAACGGCCGGCCGGTCAAGCGGCATCAATAGCTGTCTTGATGGCAGCAGAGAACAAGAATCGGGCGTATAAGATTTCAAGGCGTGGCGGGCGCGATCGGGAGGACCGCGACATGACAGCTACCGGTCTGAAGACGAATGCGACATCGCCCTCCGGGGCGGATGCGGACAACCGCGCCTACGCGGCGATGGTGGCGCAAGCCGCTGCGCTGGCGCCGCACTTGCGCGAGCGCGCGTCGAGTTCGGAACAGTTGCGCTGTTTGCCGAAAGACACCGAACGTGAGCTGCACGAAAGCGGCCTGTTCCGCATCGTGCAACCCAAACGTATCGGCGGCTCCGAACTCGATTATGTCGCGCTGATCGATTGCGCCGATGCGATGGGGCAGGGTGACGCCTCCGTGGCCTGGACGTTTGCCAATCTCGCAAGCCACCACTGGATGCTCGCGATGTTCGATTCCCATGCGCAGGATGCGGTCTGGGGCAAGAATCCCAATGCACTGATTGCGTCGTCCTTCATCTTTCCGGCCGGGCGCGCCCGGAAGGTCGACGGCGGCTATGTGCTGCGCGGCCGCTGGCCGTTCTCCTCGGGCGTGAATTGCAGCGAGTGGAACATGCTGGCGAGCGTGGTGTCATCGGAGGACGACGCCGACGGCATCGAATATCGCATCTTCCTTCTGCCCAAGAGCGACTACCGCATCAAGGACACCTGGGACGCGACCGGCTTGCGCGGCACGGGCTCGAATGACGTCGAGGTCGAGGACGCCTTCGTGCCCCACGACATGACGGTCGGCGTGCATGAAGTCGCGGGCGGCCCGACGCCCGGCAGCGCCGTCAATCCGAACGCGCTGTATCGGCTTCCGGTGTTTTCCCTGTTTCCCTATGTGCTCTCGGGCGTCGCGCTCGGCAATGCGCAGGCTTGCCTCGACGACTATGTCGATCTTGCCCGGCATCGCGCCTCCACCTACAACCGCGCCAAGCTTGGCGATCTCCAGACCACCCAGATCAAGATCGCCGAAGCCGCCTCCAAGATCGACGCGGCGCGGCGGATCATGCGCTCGGCCTGCATCGAGGCGCTGGCCGATGCGCGGCGCGGGCACATTCCGGATATGCTCGCCAAAACCAAGCTGCGTCGCGACGGCGCCTTTTCGGTCAATCTCTGCACCGAGGCCGTCTCGCTATTGTTTGCCGCCAGCGGCGCGCGCGGCCTCTATATGTCCGGCGCCTTGCAGCGGCAGTTCCGCGATGCGCATGCGATCAATTCACACATCGCCTTCAATTTCGATGCGGCAGGCACCAACTATGGCCGCCTCGCGCTCGGCCTGCCTTCCGAAAATCTGACGCTGTGAGACGGTCCCAGGGGATGAACGACAAACCAACACACGTGCCGGAGCCCGAGACCGCCAATGAACTTGCGAGTGGAAGTTCGGCACTCGACCCGCGGGACTTTCGCAACGCCCTCGGCACCTATGCGACCGGCGTCACCATCGTCACCGCGATGGCGGACGACGGCAAGCCTTACGGGTTGACCTGCAATTCCTTTGCGTCCGTCTCGATCAATCCGCCGCTGGTGCTGTGGAGTCTCGGCATGTATTCGCAGGGCCTGCCGATCTTCCAGAACGCAGCCCATTTTGCCGTGAATGTGCTCGGTGTTTCGCAGGCCGCGCTGGCGACGAAGTTTTCAAAATCCGGCGTCGACCGGTTTGACGGCGTCAACTGGAAGCCGGGGCTCGGCAATGCCCCGCTGATTGCCGGCAGCGTCGCGCAGTTCCAGTGTCGCGCCGCAAACCGCTATTATGGCGGCGACCATGTGATCTTCCTCGGCGCGGTCGAGGCCTATGCCTACAACAAGCAGGAGCCGCTGCTGTTTCTCTCTGGCGGCTTCGGCCGATTTGTGAAAGGCGACGTTGCGGTGCCTGCCAGCTCATGAGCAAGAAACCTACAGCCAAGCGGGCGCGGACCAAGCAGCGGCGGTTGTCGCCCGACGATCGCCGTCAGGAGTTCGTCGCCAAGGCCACCGAGTTCTTTGCCGAGGAAGGTTTTGGCGGCGGCACGCGCGCGCTGGCGCGCCGGCTCGGCGTAACCCAGCCGTTGCTCTATCGTTATTTCCCGAGCAAGGACGACCTGATCAAGGAAGTCTATCGCACGGTCTATCTCGAACCGCTCGGCGACGGCTGGGAGAAGTTACTGTCGGACCGCACGCGGCCGCTGCCCGATCGCCTGAAGGAATTCTACGACGCCTATACCGGCGTGATCTTCAGCCGCACCTGGCTGCGCATCTATTTCTATTCCGGCCTCAAGGGACTCGAGATCAACCGCTCCTATGTCGGCATCGTGCGTGACAAGATCTTATCCCGCATCATCCGGGAATGCCGCCACGCGGTCGGGCTATCGCCACAGAGCAAGCCGACGGCGGCCGAGACCGAAATGGCCTGGGTGTTTCATTCAGGCATCTTCTATTACGGCGTGCGCAAATTCATCTATGAGGCTCCGGTGCTGGAGAGCAAGGAGCAGATGATCAGCGACGCGGTCGATGCGTTTCTCGCCGGTTTTGCCAGCGTGTTCGGCGAAAAGGAGGAAGCGCGCAAGTCGACGGTGAAGGTGCTGGTTTAGGAAGTTCCTCATGGTGAGGAGCCGCGCAGCGGCGTCTCGAACCATGAGGCACCAAATATAGCTTAATTACTCATCCTTCGAGACGCGGCCAAACGGCCGCTCCTCTGGATGAGGACTCCGCGAGTGGACTACTTCTTCATTCCCGCATTGACGCGTGGCAGGACCTTTTCGGCCATCAGGATCATCGACTGGCGGCCGAGCTCGCGGTCCTTCCAGTCCTTGCCGGCGTAAAGCAGCGTGCCGAAGGTGCCGACCTCCTCCTGGAACTTGAGCAACTGGTCGGCGACGCTGTCGGGCGTGCCGTAGATGACGAGCTTGTCGCAGATCGATTCCAGCGTCACCTCGTCATCGGGCTGGTCGCGCCGGGTCTTGAAGAGCTCGATGCGGCCGTTCTTTTTGAGCTTGGTGTAGAGCGAGCGATAGTAAAACGCGTAGGGCCCGTTCGGATCGGTCGCATACGCCTTGGCGGTTGCCGCGTCTTTCGCAACGAATACGCTCTTGGCGACGCGCCAGTTGGCGGGATCGGCCACCCGGCCGCCGCGTTCGCAGCCCTCGACATATTTCGGCCAGTGGCTTTTCACCCAGGCCGGCATCAAAAAGTTCGCCGAGATCGGTTCCCAGCCGCGGGCGGCGGCTTCCGTCACGCCTTTCGAGAACGGCGCCACGGCGGTGACGACGATCGGCGGATGCGGCCGCTGCAGGGGCTTGGCGATGAAGCCTTGCCCGATATCGGCCATCAGCGTCCGCTCGACCGAGATGTTCCAGTATTTGCCCTTGATGTTGTAGGGCGGCTCGCTGGCCCAGATTTCAAGCACCTGGTTGATCGCCTCCAGGAACATTTCGTTACGGTTGGCGTCGAGATTGCCGAACAGTTCGGCGTCCGACAAAAGCCCGCCGGGGCTGATGCCGAAAATCAGCCGGCCGTCCAGCATGTGATCGAGCATCGCAAGCGACGCGGCGGTTGCCGCGGGATGCGTGTTCGGCATGTTGATGGTGCCGGTGCCGAGCTTGATGTTCTTCGTTGCCGCCGCGATCCAGGCCAGAAATGCAATGCAGGAGGTGATGTTTTCGGCGCGATCGGTGACGTGCTCGCCGACATAGGCTTCCGTGAAACCGAGTTCGTCGGCCAGGATGAAAGCCTCGCGATCCTCCTTCAGCGAAACCCGCCAATCCTTCTCGAGAGGGTGGATCGGCATGGTGAAGAAGCCCAGTTTCATGTTTCGCTCTCTCCCGAAGGCGGCTTGGTACGTTTGCCGGCATTATGGCCGATATCCCGAACCCAAGTCATCAGAAATAATCGTTCGATAAACAAGCTTGCTTGACCTTTGACTGACGGACTCGTCTAATCTCCATAAAAACCGGGGAGGTCATCAAAGCCTGTGACGGCAGCGCATTCCATTTCGCTGGAAGTTAACGGCGAGCGCGTCGAGGCGTTGATTCCGCCGCGGATCAACCTTGCCGACTTTTTGCGCGACCACCTCAAGCTGACCGGCACGCATGTCGGTTGCGAGCACGGCGTGTGCGGCGCCTGCACCATCCGCGTCAATGGCGAGATCGTGCGCTCCTGCTTGATGCTGGCGGTGCAGGCGAACGACGCCTCGGTCGAAACCATCGAAGGTCTGTCGGACTCCGGTGAAATATCGGACCTTCAGGCCGCGTTTCGCGAGCGCAACGCGTTGCAGTGCGGGTTCTGCACGCCGGGCATGCTGATCTCCGCGCAGGACCTCCTGAAGGCGGAAAGCGAGCCGGACCGCGAGCGGATCCGCGAACATCTCTCCGGGAATTACTGCCGCTGCACCGGCTATCAGGCGATTGTCGATGCGGTCGAGGCTACCGCCAAAGCACGCAGGGGTGGCTCGTGAGCAAGGCTGGCCTATGAACAAGTCCGAAGGCAAAGCGCTGTCCGAGCTCGACCGGCCGAACTCCTACATCGGCATGACGGTGCCGCGGCCCAATCTCGACCGGCTGCTGCAGGGACGCGGGCTCTATGTCAGCGATCTCGAACTGCCGCGGATGGTGCATGTGGTGTTCGTGCGTTCGCCTCACGCGCATGCGAAGATCGTGGCGATCGAGACGCAAGACGCCAGGAAAATGCCGGGCGTTGTCGCTGTCGTCACCGGCGGAGAGCTTTCTGCCGTCATCACGCCGTGGGTCGGCGTGCTCTCGCACCTGAAGGGACTGAAATCCGCGCCGCAGCGCGCGATAGCGGTCGATCGCGTCTGCTGGCAGGGTGAGGCGGTGGTCGCCATCGTCGCGACCAGCCGCGCGGCCGCCGAAGATGCCGCCGATCTGGTGGCGGTTGATTACGAGGAGCTATCCGCAGTCACTGACATGCGCACCGCGCTCGATGCCGGAACGCCGGTCATCCATGCCTCGCTCGGCGACAATCTCGCCTTTGAACGCGCGCTCGACGCCGGCGCCGTCGATGCAGCCTTTGCCGACTCGGACGAAATCGCGGAAGCCGAATTTGTCTTCGGCCGTCACACCGGCGTGACGCTGGAGCCGCGCTCGGTGGTGGCGGACTGGAACGCGGCGGAAGCGCGGCTCACGATCTATCAGGGCACCCAGGCGCCGCATATGGTGCAGAATATCGCAGCGTTGCATCTCGGCCTTCAGGAGGCACAGGTCCGCGTGATCTGCAAGGACGTCGGCGGTTCCTTCGGCATCAAGGTTCACATCTACGCCGACGAGATGGCGACTTATGCGCTGTCGAAATTGTTGAAGCGGCCGGTGAAATACGTCGCCGACCGCATGGAAAGCTTCAACACCGACATCCATGCCCGCGACCATCGCTGCAAGGGGCGCATCGGCGTCAAGCGCGACGGCACGATCACGGCGTTCGAGATCGACGATCTCACCGGCATCGGGCCTTACTCGATGTATCCGCGCACCAGCGCGATCGAGGCCAATCAGGTCGTCAACCTCGTCGGCGGTCCCTATACGACCAAGAATTATCGCGCCCGCGCCCGCGTCGTGTTCCAGAATAAAAACGTGATGTGCCAGTACCGCGCGGTCGGTCATCCCATCGCCTGTTCGGTCACCGAAGGCCTGGTCGATCTCGCCGCGGCAAGGATCGGCATGGACCCGGTGGAAATTCGAAGGCGCAATCTCGTCCCCGACGACGCTTACCCCTGCGCGTCGGCGTCCGGTCTTCGATTCGAGCTGCTGTCGCATCACGAGGCGCTGAACAAGTTGCTGAAGATGATGAACTACGACGCGCTCCGCGCCGAGCAGGCGAGCTTGCGCAAACAGAACATTCATCGCGGCATCGGCATTGCAAGCTTCATCGAAGTGACCAACCCGAGCGCCGCGTTTTATGGCGTCGGTGGCGCGAAGATTTCCTCGCAGGATGGCGTCGCGGTGCGGCTCGATGCGCAAGGCGCGGTGATCTGCCTGACCAGCATCACCGAACAGGGCCAGGGTTCGGAGTCGCTGACCGCGCAGATCGTCGGCAGTGTGCTCGGCGTTTCCATGGAAAAAGTGCGCGTCATCCTCGGCGATAC comes from the Bradyrhizobium erythrophlei genome and includes:
- a CDS encoding xanthine dehydrogenase family protein molybdopterin-binding subunit; amino-acid sequence: MNKSEGKALSELDRPNSYIGMTVPRPNLDRLLQGRGLYVSDLELPRMVHVVFVRSPHAHAKIVAIETQDARKMPGVVAVVTGGELSAVITPWVGVLSHLKGLKSAPQRAIAVDRVCWQGEAVVAIVATSRAAAEDAADLVAVDYEELSAVTDMRTALDAGTPVIHASLGDNLAFERALDAGAVDAAFADSDEIAEAEFVFGRHTGVTLEPRSVVADWNAAEARLTIYQGTQAPHMVQNIAALHLGLQEAQVRVICKDVGGSFGIKVHIYADEMATYALSKLLKRPVKYVADRMESFNTDIHARDHRCKGRIGVKRDGTITAFEIDDLTGIGPYSMYPRTSAIEANQVVNLVGGPYTTKNYRARARVVFQNKNVMCQYRAVGHPIACSVTEGLVDLAAARIGMDPVEIRRRNLVPDDAYPCASASGLRFELLSHHEALNKLLKMMNYDALRAEQASLRKQNIHRGIGIASFIEVTNPSAAFYGVGGAKISSQDGVAVRLDAQGAVICLTSITEQGQGSESLTAQIVGSVLGVSMEKVRVILGDTDQTPYGGGTWASRGAGIGGEAALQAAKVLRKNILDVAAAILQSAPAELDIANNQIVNAGDGAPRIELRELARIVYFRPDTLPPGIQPELMATRHYVPREYPFAFTNGIQASWLEVDTDTGFVKLLKHWVVEDCGTIINPQLVDEQIRGGVVQGLGAALFEKCLYDERGQLTNANMADYLVPMSGEMPDIDIGHVVSPTSESELGAKGAGEAGTAGAAACVANAVNDALTPFGAVITEIPLTPELILAALKRI